CCGGAGGAGTTCGCCCGGGCCATGGGCGGGCCCCGCTGAATGCGGCGGAGAGCGCCGCGCAGCCGCTCGGAGCGGGCGGCGGCCACTGACAGGAGTGGCCGCCGCCCGGTCCGGGTGGCGCACTGCCGCCGTCCCCACGAGGCAGCGCGGGCGGGCCGCCGTCCGGTCATCGGGACGGCGGCCCGCCGGTTCAGGGGGCCTGGCCGGCCGCCGGCCGCGTGGGGCGGCCGGGCGCGAGGCCCAGAGCCGGGAGTATGACCGCCTCCACGAACCGGACCAGGTAGTCGGCGTCCGCGTACCGCCCCTCCAGCACCGGCCGGATGCGCAGCACGCCCATCAGCTGGGCCGGCAGGAACTCCACGGCGGGATGGTCCGCGGCGATCTCGCCGCGCTCCACGGCCCGCCCCACCATCGCGTCGAAGGCGGCCAGTTCGGGCTCGACCAGCGCCTCGCGCAAGGCGGCCTGCAGCGCCTCGTCACTGAGCACGGCGTGCCCGAGGGCCTGCGTCAGGCGGGTGTCGCGGCCCGAGGTTCCGGCGGCGATCCGGGCCGCCTCGCGCAGGTCGCCCGCCAGGGTCCCGGTGTCCACCGCGGCGAGGGTGCCGCGGCGGGCGGAGCGCAGGGCGGCGGCGACCAGCTGGGGCTTGGTCTTCCACTGCCGGTAGAGCGTGGACTTGCCGCAGCTGGCCCGGGCGGCCACGCCCTCCATCGTCAGGGCCTCGTAGCCGTGTTCGCGCAACTGCTCCAGGACGGCGTCGTAGAACTCCTGCTCCCGCTCCGGGGTGATCTTGGAGCGGCGCGCGGGGATCGGCGTCGACGTCATGGGTTGCGGCTCTCCTCGGGGCGCCTCGACTGAAGGTTCCGCTACGAAGTGTACCGGAACGCGACCGTATCGGTACACGAGCGTATCGATACGCCAATGTATCGATACACTGGCGTGTCGCCGTGCGCGCAACAGGAAGAGAGACCGGGGGATGACCGCCCACACCACGCCTGCCGGGCCGCCGGCAGGCGGACCGAGAGCCGCTCGCCGACGCCTCATACGCGAGCTGCTGCTCGTCGCGGGATTCTTCACCGTCTACAAGGCGGGCCGGCTGCTCTCGACCGACCGCACCGGCGAGGCCTTCCGCAACGCGGACCGGATCTGGGACGCCGAGCGCGCCCTGCACCTGCCCGGCGAGGGCGCGGTACAGCGGTTGCTGCTCCACGGGGACGCCCTGGTGACCACCGCGAACACCTACTACGCGGCCGTCCACTTCCCCGCCACCGCGCTCTTCCTGATCTGGCTCTACATCCGACGCCCCGCGCACTACCTGTGGACCCGCCGGGTGCTCGCCGCGCTCACCGGAGCCGCGCTCGCCCTGCACCTCGCCTACCCCCTCGCGCCCCCGCGGATGCTCCCCGCCGCCCGCCTCGTCGACACCGGGCAGGTCTACGGCCCCACCGTCTACCGGGCCGCTCCGGACGCCGACACGCTGGCGAACCAGTTCGCCGCGATGCCCTCCCTGCACTTCGGCTGGGCGCTGATGCTCGCCATCGGCGTGATCGCCGCGACCCGGGGCGGGAAGCGGTCGCGGTGGAGCCTGCTGTGGCTGCTGCACCCGGTGGCGACCCTGCTCGTGATAGTCGGTACCGCCAACCACTACTGGCTCGACGCGATCGTGGCGGCCGTCCTCCTCGGGATCGCCCTGCTGTTGGTTCCGCGGCCGCGGGCGGGCGCCGCGGACACCGGCACCCAGCGGGCCGAGCCCGCCCGGACCGGCCCCGGGGAGGAAGGCGCCGGCCACGGACTGCCGCATCAGAGGGGCGGCGCCGAAACCGTGGGAGCGGGGAAGTGAACGACACCGCCCTCGCCGTCGGGCTCTGCCTCGCCTCGGCCGTGGCCTACGCGGCCGGCGCCGTCGCCCAGGAGCGGCTCGCCCGCGCCGGCGTCGCGCGCAGCGCCGGGGCGCTGCTCGGCTCCGGCGTCTGGTGGTGGTCCGCCGGACTGAACGCGGCCGCCGCCCTGCTGCACGCCGCGGCTCTGCGCTACGGGCCCCTCACGCTGGTCCAGCCGCTCGGCGCGCTCACCCTGGTGGCCGCCGTCCCGATGGGCGCGCGCAGAGTCGGCCGCCGCGTGGCCGCCACCGAATGGCGGGGCACCCTCGCCACCGTCGCCGGGCTCGGCCTGCTGCTGCTCCCGGCATCCGGGCCGGCTCCCGACGACACCCTCACGCTGGTCGAAGCCCTGGCCGTCTCCGCAGCCACCATCGCCGTGATCCTGATCCTGACCGCGGTGAAGGACCCGGGCTCGGGGCTGCGCCACGCCACCGCCTCCGGACTGGCGTCCGCGGTGGCCTCCGCCCTGACCCAGACCGTGGCCGTCGCCGGCGGCCGAGGCGGATCCCTCCTGAGCGTCCGGGTCGTCTGCGTGGCGCTGCTCGTCGTCGTGTTCGCGGTCGGCGGGATGCTCCTGTCGCAGCGCGCCTACCGGGGCGGCGGGCTGGGCGCCCCGCTCGCCGTGGTGAACCTGGCCAACCCCCTCGCCGCGGCCGCCATCGGCGCGGTCCTGCTCGGCGAGCGCCTCCAGGGCGGGCCGGCGGGGCTGCTGCTGGCGGTGGCCGGTGCGCTCGCGGCGGCGCGGGGAGTGGTCCTGCTGACCCGGGCGCCGGCCGCCCCGGCGGGCACCGCGGCGGCCCGGGTGCCGGCGGGCGCGGCCGAACTGGCCGTCCCCGGGGGCCGGGTGCCCGTCTGATCCGGCAGGCCGGGAGTTCGAGAGGGCCGGAAGGGCGGGAGGGTGGTCCGGATGCACGGGCGGGACCCGTCGGGTTCCGGCCGTTGTACGTCCGGGCCGCCCTCACCCTCGCTGCCCCCCGCCGGAACCGGGCCCCGTACGCTGGCCGCACCACGCGCAGCAAGAGACGAACAGCGAGGAACCGGTACCGAGATGAGCGTCACCCCTGTCCCCACCGCCGACCTGTACGACGAGCACGGCGAGAACCTCGACATCTGCACCACCGGCTTCCGCCAGTTCGGCGGCCGCCGGCTCTTCGCCGGCCCCGTGCGGACCGTCCGCTGCCACGAGGACAACGCCCTGCTGCGCGAACTCGTCCACACGGCGGGCGAGGGCGCCGTCCTCGTCGTGGACGGCGGCGGCTCGCCCAACACCGCCCTCGTCGGCGACCTCATCGCCGGCGCGGCCGAACGCAACGGCTGGGCAGGCCTGATCATCAACGGCTCCGTCCGCGACAGCGTCGCCCTCGGCGGCCTCGACCTCGGCGTGAAGGCCCTGGGAACCGTCCCGCGCAAGAGCGGCAAGACCGGCGCCGGAGCCGTGGACGAGCCCGTCACCATCGGCGACGTCACCTTCCGCGCCGGGGACACCGTCCACGCGGACGACGACGGCGTGGTCGTCCTGCGCGCCTGACGCCGCCCCCGGCCGAGGACCGCGACCGGCGCAGAGCCCCGGCCGGACGCCGGCGCGAGCGGCGGCCCGGACACCCCGCCCCGTTCGCGCCGCCGACCCCGGCGCGCGCCGGAGGCGAGAACCGGCCAGTGCCGGGGCGCCGGCCCTGGCAGCCGTCCGGCGCGCGGGGTTTCACTGCCGGTCCATGAGACGACACAGGATCACGGGCCTGCTCGGCGCGATCGCGCTGGCCGCCGGCACCCTGGCCGCCGCGGGCCCCGCGCACGGCCTGCCCCGGGCAGACCCGCCGCCCGCCGAGTTCGGCACGGACTGGCACGACCCCCTCACCGCCGCCCCGGCCGTCCCGCGTCCCGCGACCCGGTCGTGCCAGGTGACCCTCGCCGAGGCGCAGTTCCGCGACTTCACCCCCTACCGTGGCGGCTACACGCCCCCCACCGCCTGCGGCGCCGCCGACTGGGCCACGGTGGTCCTCCGCCTCGACGGCAAGGTCAAGGGCCGCCAGTACGACCGGCTGGGCCACCTCTCCCTGGGCGGTGTGGAGATCCTGCGCACCTCCACACCCCAGCCCTCACCCGACGGCATCACCTGGTCCGTCGAGAAGGACGTCACCCGCTACCGCGACACCCTGGCCCGCCCGCAGCCCGTCGAGATGCTCATCGGCAACGTCGTCGACGAGACCTACACCGGAGTCATCGACGTCAAGGCCACCCTCACCTTCTACGCCGCCGAAGGACACACCCGGGCACCCGACACCCCCGACCGCGTACTGCCCCTCACCACCCCGGTGGTCACCACCCCCCGCAACACCGAGCGGATCGTCGCCGAGGTGTACGCCACCGGCTCGGGCGGCGGCTGCGAGGAATACTGGTACATGACCGTCCCCGACGCGGCGCCTTACTCCTGCAAAGCCGCCGACGGCCCCCACCGCGAGGTCCGCGTATCCGTCGACGGCCGGCTCGCGGGCATCGCCGCGCCCTTCCCCACGGTCTGGACCGGCGGCTGGTCCAACCCGTTCCTCTGGTACGTCACACCCGGCCCCCGCGCCTTCGACGTCCAGCCGATCCGCTACGACCTCACCCCCTACGCCGCCCTCCTCAACGACGGCCGCCCGCACCGCATCGAGGTGGGTGTCGCGGGGCTGCCCGCCGGACAGAGCGGCTGGAGCACCCCCGCCAACCTGCTGCTGTGGCAGGACGAGGGCCGGCAGGTCGTCACCGGCGCCCTGACCCGGCACGAGGAGAGCACCCCGTCGGGCCACTCCTGGTGGACGCCCGCGAGCCCGGGGGGACAGCACCGGGTGGACACCGAGGGCGCACACCACCTGACCGTCGCCGGTTACCTGGACACCTCCCACGGCCGGGTGGCCACCACCGTCACCCGCTCCGTGCGCCACACCTCCGCGCACCGCTGGACCGACGGCGAGAACCTCGACGCGCTCGCCGCGAGCTGGACCGACAAGGAGAGCGTCGTACACGGGGGGACGACCACACGGACCGACCGCACCTACACGATGGACGGCGAGACCACCCTCGGCGCCGGCGACCGGCTGCGCACGGTCCTCTCGCTCGGCGACCGCGCGGACACCGTCACCCTGCGCGGAGGCCGGACCGTCGGCACCACCCGGCTCGACGACCGGTACACGGGCGACGCCACCTACACCGCGAACGTCCCGCGGGACCAGCGCCACGCGGTGGGCACCACCTCCGCCCGCTACCGGCTGTACGGGTCACAAGTCCCCGGCGGGTGCTACGACCGTACGGTGGGCACCGTCCAGGGAACGGTCACGGTGGACCGGCGGCGCTGCTGACGGTGGCGGCGCTTACGATGAGCCGCCATGGACACGAGTGAGGCCGGCAGACAGCTGATCGACGGGCGCTTCGAACTGGTTGCGCCCCTGGGCAGCGGCGGCATGGGTACCGTCTGGCGGGCGCGCGACATCGCCCTGCACCGAGAGGTCGCGCTCAAGGAGGTGCGCCCGCCGGACCCGGCGACCGCCGCCGCCCAGCCCGGCCTGGCCGACCAGATGCGCGAGCGCGCCGTCCGCGAGGCCCGCGCCCTCGCCCGACTCGCCCACCCCCACGTCGTGACCATCCACCACATCGTCGAACCGGCGGACGGCGCGGACGGCCACCCGTGGATCGTCATGGAGATGGTCAAGGGCGGCTCCCTCCACGACCGCCTGGAGTCGGGCCCGTTGTCGCCGGCGGAAGCCATCCGGCTCGGCCTCGACGTGCTGTCCGCGCTGCGCGCCGCACACGCCGAAGGAGTCCTGCACCGCGACGTCAAGCCGGCCAACGTCCTGCTGCGCCCGGACGGGTCGGCCGTGCTGACCGACTTCGGCATCGCCGCCCTGCACGACTCCACCGGACTCACCGCCACCGGCGTGCTGATCGGGTCGCCGGAGTACATCGCGCCCGAACGCGTCCGCGGTGAGGAGGGACTGGCCGCCTCCGACCTGTGGTCGCTGGGCATGCTGCTGTACGTGGCCGCGGAGGGGGTCAGCCCGCTGCGCCGGGCCACCAGCCTGGCCACGGTCGTGGCCGTGCTCGACGAGCCGATCCCGGCACCGGTGCGGTCCGGCCCGCTGGGGCCCGTACTGGAGCGGCTGCTCGTGCGGGACCTGGCCGCCCGGCCCGACGGGGCACAGCTGGAACAGCTGCTCCGCGACGCGAGCGCTGCTCTCGGTGCCGGTTCCGGTACCGGTTCCGGCGCGGGGGCCGGTGCGGGTGCCGCGGCCGTGCCCGCGCCGCCCGCCGCCGCGCCGCAGGCCGCCCCGGCCGCGCCGCACCCGTACGGGCAGTTCGGGCCCTACGCACCCACCCCGCCCGGACCGGTCCCGACCCCGCACACCCCGCCGCCGTACGGCTCCTCCCCGTACGCGGCCGCCACCACGCCCGTCCCGGTGGCGTCCGGCCCGCGCCGCCGCCCGGCCCTGATCGGCGCGGCGCTGGCCGTGGTCCTCGCGGCCGGCGTGGTCGGCATCGTCCAGCTGCTGCCCGACGGGAAAGCCGGTGACGACGAGGCGAAGGGCGGCCCCGCGACCCGTCCGGCAGTCACCGGCGCCGCCACCCCGGACGCACGCGGCGCCGCCTCGGCCCCCGCCCCGAGGGCGAGCGCCCAGAAGGCGGACGCGCCCCGCGGCAGCATGATGACGCCGGGGAACGTCCGCACGGCCCTGGAGGCCTTCAAGAAGCAGGCGGGGACGACCACGTTCGTCGACATGACGCTCTACGACGGCTACATCCTCGCCTCCATCCCGACGGCCGCCGGCGCCGAGACCGTCGACTCCTGGCAGTACCGGGACGGAGTGGCCAGCCGCACCGGTCCGGACGGCACGGTCAAGGACGGGGAGCCGCTGATCGACATGGGCGCGGTCGACTGGGACCAGCTGCCCGGTCTGCTGGAACGGTCGCAGAAGGAGCTGAAGGTCGAGAAGCCGAGCTCGCGCCACGTCATCGTCGACCCCTGGATGATGGACAAGGCCCCCGCCATCCGCACCTATCTCAGCGACGAGTACGGGCGCGGCGGTTACGTCCTGTGGGGCATCGACGGCAGCCTCAGGAAGGTCTACGGCTGAGCAGCGGGGCCTGAGCCCGCGGGGCCCTTGAGCCCGCGGGGCCCGGCCGGCAGGGGCGGGCCAGAATCCGCTAGACGAGTAAGTCCGAAGTGTTGGTCAGTGGTCGTAGGCGACGAGTGATCGGGTGATGGATGTTCCGTTGGCCCGGTTGTGCCAGATGGCTGCGGTCAGGGCCAGGATGCGTTGTCCGACGCGGGCCAGGACCCCAGATGGGGTCCTGGCTCCGTGACGTTCGAGGTCGAGTTGGCCTTTGAGGGTGTCGTTCACCGACTCGATGAGCTGCCGGATCGGTTTGAGCAGGTGCTCGCCCGGCCGTGGCTTGCGGTTGCGGTAGCTGGGCCGCAGCAGGGTCAGGCCGTGGTCGGCCATGAAGGCGTCCAGGTGCTTGGAGACGTAGCCCTTGTCACCGACGATGGTCTGCCCGGGGTGGGTGGCCAGCAGGTCGATGTCCTGGGTGAGCATGCCGGCGAGGACTTCACGCTCGTCCGTTTTCGGGTTGGCCAGCGCCCAGGCAATGGGCAGGCCGCCGGGTGTGCAGAGCAGGTGCAGACGCAAGCCCCAGAAGAACCGTGAGTGCGAGGCGCAGTAGCCGTAACCGGCCCAGCCCGCCAGTTGCGAGCGTTTGACCGTCGGCCGTGAGCGGGCGCACTCCACGGGGGTGGAGTCCACGATCCATACGTCGTCGTGCCACAGGTCGGTGTCGCGGGCCAGAGTGCGGATGAACCGGCTGATCAGCGTGTTGGCGGCCCGCAGGCGCTTGTTGTATCCGGACTGCTCGGGCAGGTAGGGGAACTCGGCGCTCAGGTGGCGGCGGGCGAACCGAAGCCAGCGGGTCTCGGAGGCGAAGCCGAGGACGGCCTGCATGACCGCGAGCGTCAACAGCTCGGCATCCGTCAGCCTCGGCGGACGGCCCCATCGCCGCGTTCCTGCCAGAGAGTCATCAATCCTCACGTACAGTGCAGTCGCGAGGGTTTCGAGATCTGTCGTCACAAACGGATCAACGAGACCCTCGCTTCATGCGCCCGAAAACTTCGGACTTACTCGTCTAGTAGGCGCCGTTGACGTTGTCGATCGAGCCGTAGCGGGCGGCCGCGTAGTTGCAGGCCGCGGTGATGTTGGCCACCGGGTCGTAGGAGTCCAGCGAAGTGCCCGGCACGTGATAGGCCTTGAAGGTCGGGTCGATGACCTGGAGCAGCCCCTTGGAGGGGATTCCGTTCCGGGCGTTGATGTCCCAGAGGTTGATCGCCTTCGGGTTGCCCGAGGACTCCCGCATCACGTTGCGGTGAATTCCGTTGTAGCTGCCGGGAATACCGTGCTTGGCCATCACGTCGAGGGACTCGCGGATCCAGCCGTCGAGATTGTTCGGGTAGGAGGACGCCTTCTTGGCGGCCGTCTTCACCGCGGTCTTGGCCGCCGTGGCGGCCTTCGCCTGGGCGCCGATGGCCAGCTTGGTGCCGGGGCGGATGATCGACGGGTTGTCGCCGACGACCGCGCGGTTCGCCTCGTAGAGCTGCTTCCACCCGCCGCTCACGGAGTGGTCCGCGGCGATCTCCGAAAGGGTGTCGCCGACGACCACGGAATACGTGGTGGGAGGGGCCGTCACCGCGTTGACCGTGTTGACCGCGGTGGCCGCGGTGACGGTGGTCACGGCGGCTGCCGGCGCGCTCGTCCCGGCCGCGCCTGCGGTGGTCGCGCTGATCAGCGGGAGCGTGAGGGCCGCGCCACCTGTGCCGGCGAGGGCCAGCTTCCGGGTGATCGGGTTCTGCTTCGGCCGACGGTGCTTACCCTTTGCAGGCATGGGGGAATTCCTCACGTGGGGGGACGGGAGACCCGGGTCGGCGGCGCCGTATTCGGCAGCCCGCGTCCTGGAGTGAGGTGACCGTAGGTGAGCCCGCCGGGCGCGAACAAGCCCCGAATTCCACCCATAGATCGACATCCCGCTATCCGCCCCGGAAATGACCTTGTGGGCGTGGCGGAGAAAAAGGCCGATTCCCTTTCCGGTAAAAGGGAATCGGCCTGCGGCGGGAAATGATGTTGAAGTGTTCCGCGTGACTGACATCACGGGCCGGCGGCCCCGGGCTCAATAAGGGCAAGTCCACTCTCTGTTGGCCTCATTCGGGCGACTCGCGCTTAGCGGCTAAATCGCCCATCCAGGTCTCATTCCGGCGCTTCTGCCTTCCTTACGCCCCCGTCCGGGATCCCGGCCAGCGCGGTCAGCCGCTCCAGGGCGGCCGCCACCGCCTCCCGCGAGGCGGGCAGCAGGGGAAGCCGTACATCGGGGGCCGGGATGCGGCCCTGGGCGTGCAGCACGCCCTTGACGACGCCCGGATTGGGCTCGGCGAAGACCGCCGCCGACAGCCCGGCGAGCGCGTGCCCCAGCGCCCGGGCGCGTACCGCGTCCCCCGCCCGCCAGGCCGCGGCGAGCTCCGCGAAGCGTTCCGTCGCCAGATGTGCCGAGGCCAGGATCCCGCCCGACGCGCCCAGCGCGAGCATCGCCGACACGTGGACGTCGTCCCCGGCCAGCACCTGGAAACCGGCCGGCCGGTCGCCGAGCAGTTCCACCGCGTCCTGGTCGAGGGCGCCCACCGCGTACTTCACCCCGACGACGCCGGGAAGCGAGCCGAGGGCCCGCAGCGCGGCGGCGTCCAGCGGCTGCCCCGTGCGGTACGGGACGTGATAGACGATCAGCGGCACGGGGCTCACCGCGGCCAGCCGCTCGAAGTGCGCCAACACCCCGGCCGCCGACGGCCGTACGAACGACGGCACCGTGACCAGCGCCGCCCCGGCCTGCGGCCACCGCGCCAGCCCCGCCAGCGAGGCCTCCGCGGCCCTGGTACCGGACGCCCCCGCGCCGACGGTCAGCACGGCGCCGCGCTCGCCGCAGACCCGGGCGCACACACCGGTGACGAGATCGCGCTCCCCCTCGTCGAGGGCGGCCGCCTCACCGGTGGTCCCGAGGGCGACGATCCCGGAGGCGCCCGCGTCGAGCACCTCGTGGGCCAGCGCCTCCAGGGCCTCGGCCGCGACCTCCCCGCCGGCTGCGAAGGGGGTGACGAGCGGTACGTGGATCCCCTGGAGCGGGACCGCCCCTGTGGCCCCCTGCCGTACCGCGCCCGCGATGTCCTGTGTCCTGTTCTGTGCCATGCCCCGAGCCTGGCCCGCTCCGAGCGGCAAATCCAGTTCACGTTCCTTACCCAACCCGTAAGCTGAGCCGATGCTCGACGTACGGCGGCTGCGCCTGCTGCGTGAACTCGCCCGCCGCGGCACCATCGCCGCCGTGGCCGAAGCCCTCTCCTTCAGCCCTTCGGCGGTGTCCCAACAGCTCGGCGTGCTGGAGCGGGAGGCCGGCCTGCCCCTGCTGGAACGCACCGGACGGCGGGTCCGGCTCACCCCCGCCGGGCAGAACCTCGTCACGCACGCCGAGGCCGTCCTGGAACGGCTGGAACAGGCCGACGCCGACCTCGCCGAAGCCCGCGGCGGCCTGGCCGGAGCCCTGCGCATCGGCGCCTTCCCCACCGCCTCCCGCGCGATCGTCCCGGCCGCGCTGGTGGCCCTCGCCCGCCGCCACCCGGGGCTGGAGCCGATGGTCTGCGAGACCGATCCGGCGGCGGTCGCCCACGCCCTGCGGGCCGGGGACCTCGACGTCGCCCTCGTCCACGCGTACGACCTCGTGCCCGCCGAGCGCGAGCCGGGACTGACCACCGAACCCCTGTACGGCGAGGGGATGTACCTGGCCGAGCCCGCCGCGGGAACGCCCGGGGCACCGGGAACGCCCCGGCCCGCCGGGACGCCCGCCGGAGCGCCCTCCGCCGACCAGGACGCCGTCCTGCGGGCGCACGCCGGATCGCCCTGGATCACGGCCACCCCCGGCACCCTCTGCCACGCCATGACCGTGCGGGCCTGCCAGGCCGCCGGCTTCACGCCCCGGGTGCGCCACCAGGTGGACGAGTTCGCCACCGTGCTCGCGCTGGTCGCGGCGGGCCAGGGCGTGGCCGTCGTACCCCAGCTCGGGGTCACGGGTCCGGCGGACCCGTCCGTGCGCCTCACCCGGCTGGTGATGCAGCGGCGCACCGAGCTCGCCTTCCGCAGCGGCGCCGGCGCCCACCCGGCCGTGGCGGCCTTCGGCGCGGCACTTCGCGCCGCCGTACCGCCGGATCTGGCCGGGTCGCGCGCCGAAGCGTGACACAACTCCCTTGCCGGGTGGCGTCCGTGTACGTTCGTTGATCCAGACCGAACCGATCAGAACGGGGTACGACGTGACACATCGCGTACGAGGGGTCATCGCCCGGAGCAAGGGCGCACCGGTGGAGACGACGACGATCCTCGTGCCCGACCCGGGTCCGGGCGAGGCGCTCGTACGGGTGCAGGCCTGCGGGGTCTGCCACACCGACCTGCACTACCGCGAAGGCGGGATCAACGACGAATTCCCCTTCCTGCTCGGCCACGAGGCCGCCGGGATCGTGGAGTCCGTCGGCCCGGACGTCACCTCCGTGGCCCCCGGCGACTTCGTCGTCCTCAACTGGCGTGCGGTGTGCGGCACCTGCCGGGCCTGCAAGCGCGGACGCCCCTGGTACTGCTTCGCCACGCACAACGCCACCCAGCCCATGACCCTGGAGGACGGCACCCCGCTGTCCCCGGCCCTCGGCATCGGCTCCTTCGCCGAGAAGACACTCGTCGCCGCCGGCCAGTGCACCAAGGTGGACCCGGCCGCCTCCCCGGCCGCCGCGGGCCTCCTCGGCTGCGGGGTGATGGCCGGCCTCGGCGCCGCCCTCAACACGGGCAACGTCGGCCGGGGCGACTCCGTCGCCGTCATCGGCTGCGGGGGAGTGGGCAACGCGGCCGTGGCCGGTGCCCGGCTGGCGGGCGCCTCACGGATCATCGCCGTGGACCTGGACGACCGGAAGCTTCAGTGGGCGCGCGGCCTCGGCGCCACCCACACCGTCAACGGCCGGACCGAGGACGTGGTCAAGGCCGTCCAGGCCCTCACCGGCGGCAACGGCGCCGACGTGGTGATCGACGCCGTGGGCCGCCCCGAGACCTACCGGCAGGCCTTCTACGCGCGCGACCTCGCGGGGACGGTGGTCCTGGTGGGAGTGCCGACCCCGGAGATGAAGCTCGAACTCCCGCTCCTGGACGTCTTCGGCCGCGGCGGCGCCCTGAAGTCCTCCTGGTACGGCGACTGCCTGCCCGAGCGAGACTTCC
This DNA window, taken from Streptomyces sp. TN58, encodes the following:
- a CDS encoding S-(hydroxymethyl)mycothiol dehydrogenase produces the protein MTHRVRGVIARSKGAPVETTTILVPDPGPGEALVRVQACGVCHTDLHYREGGINDEFPFLLGHEAAGIVESVGPDVTSVAPGDFVVLNWRAVCGTCRACKRGRPWYCFATHNATQPMTLEDGTPLSPALGIGSFAEKTLVAAGQCTKVDPAASPAAAGLLGCGVMAGLGAALNTGNVGRGDSVAVIGCGGVGNAAVAGARLAGASRIIAVDLDDRKLQWARGLGATHTVNGRTEDVVKAVQALTGGNGADVVIDAVGRPETYRQAFYARDLAGTVVLVGVPTPEMKLELPLLDVFGRGGALKSSWYGDCLPERDFPLLIDLYLQGRLDLDAFVSEAIPLDGVEEAFARMERGEVLRSVVEF
- a CDS encoding LysR family transcriptional regulator; the protein is MLDVRRLRLLRELARRGTIAAVAEALSFSPSAVSQQLGVLEREAGLPLLERTGRRVRLTPAGQNLVTHAEAVLERLEQADADLAEARGGLAGALRIGAFPTASRAIVPAALVALARRHPGLEPMVCETDPAAVAHALRAGDLDVALVHAYDLVPAEREPGLTTEPLYGEGMYLAEPAAGTPGAPGTPRPAGTPAGAPSADQDAVLRAHAGSPWITATPGTLCHAMTVRACQAAGFTPRVRHQVDEFATVLALVAAGQGVAVVPQLGVTGPADPSVRLTRLVMQRRTELAFRSGAGAHPAVAAFGAALRAAVPPDLAGSRAEA